Proteins encoded within one genomic window of Methanosarcina barkeri str. Wiesmoor:
- a CDS encoding MATE family efflux transporter — protein MTDEREMRSASIGKLFLKFVLPATIGLIVAGIQGIVDGFFVGNAVGSQGLAAITLAFPALLAIIAVGQMIGIGTSSLVALALGRNNRQEALKLVHTAFPMLLFVGIGLTTIGLDASGSYLHLLGASGSVFSMANSYLRVLFSGSILLILSIALEPLVRNDGKPRLAMTCVVASVLVNMVLDYLFVVRMEMGVTGAAIATVIAFSLSGILLALYFFSGWAGLRLKPRSLSLEPRIIIKIMRTGFPSFAMQFSTFILLFANEYMLLSYGSELAVSGYGIIGYVFSIFSLIFEGIAVGTQPILGFNYGARCYSRVAGTLKIAVISCLVAGLIGFMLLSMYPEQFILIFNRDSPELLEITLNGMEIFVFSLLTHGTVMLGSVYFQSINKIRYSLFIQLGTVFLFLLPLLWILPSLLDLNGVWLATPAAEFLMFLVVLGLLWKEFGFLKNGITVSEEGNFPASEIVLTTNED, from the coding sequence ATGACAGATGAACGGGAAATGAGGTCTGCAAGTATTGGAAAGCTTTTTCTGAAATTCGTTCTCCCGGCAACTATCGGATTAATTGTTGCTGGAATCCAGGGAATTGTTGACGGTTTCTTTGTCGGGAATGCTGTAGGCAGCCAGGGGCTTGCAGCGATAACTCTTGCATTTCCTGCACTTCTAGCCATAATTGCTGTAGGACAGATGATAGGGATCGGGACTTCAAGCCTTGTAGCCCTGGCCCTTGGCAGAAATAATCGGCAGGAAGCTCTCAAGCTCGTACATACTGCTTTTCCCATGCTTCTGTTTGTGGGAATAGGGCTCACCACAATAGGGCTGGATGCTTCGGGATCTTATCTCCATCTCCTGGGAGCTTCTGGTTCAGTCTTTAGCATGGCAAATAGTTATCTTAGAGTCCTATTCTCAGGCTCGATACTCCTGATTCTGTCCATTGCTCTCGAACCTCTTGTAAGAAATGATGGGAAACCAAGACTTGCTATGACATGTGTGGTTGCGAGTGTTCTCGTAAACATGGTTCTTGACTACTTATTTGTCGTGCGAATGGAAATGGGGGTTACCGGGGCTGCAATAGCCACGGTTATTGCTTTCTCTCTTTCCGGAATTCTGCTAGCTCTGTATTTTTTCAGCGGATGGGCTGGGCTGAGGCTAAAACCCCGTTCCCTCTCTCTGGAGCCGAGAATAATTATCAAAATTATGAGAACAGGCTTTCCTTCCTTTGCAATGCAGTTTTCAACTTTCATCCTGCTCTTTGCGAACGAGTACATGCTGCTCAGTTACGGCTCGGAACTCGCAGTTTCAGGCTATGGAATTATAGGTTACGTTTTCTCGATATTCTCCTTGATTTTTGAAGGAATAGCAGTTGGCACCCAGCCAATCCTCGGTTTTAATTACGGAGCCCGTTGTTATTCCCGTGTTGCAGGGACCTTGAAGATAGCTGTTATCTCCTGCCTTGTGGCCGGATTGATTGGTTTCATGCTTCTCTCTATGTATCCGGAACAGTTTATTCTCATCTTCAATCGCGACAGCCCCGAACTCCTGGAAATTACTCTTAATGGAATGGAGATTTTCGTGTTTTCCCTCCTTACCCATGGGACGGTTATGCTGGGTTCCGTATATTTCCAGTCGATAAACAAAATCAGATATTCTCTTTTCATCCAGCTAGGAACAGTTTTTCTCTTCCTCCTTCCTCTGCTCTGGATTTTACCTTCTTTACTTGATCTTAATGGAGTCTGGCTTGCAACCCCTGCTGCGGAATTTCTGATGTTCCTGGTCGTGCTGGGCTTGCTCTGGAAAGAGTTCGGTTTTCTCAAGAATGGGATAACTGTAAGTGAGGAAGGAAACTTCCCTGCTTCTGAGATTGTATTAACTACCAACGAAGATTAA
- a CDS encoding MarR family transcriptional regulator, whose protein sequence is MDHHYLKNLKECEFLEEYNDITCNVFLYVKKINSLGNPTISELTKAMEVSKPSASNMVSKMAGKGLLKTKAYQKN, encoded by the coding sequence ATGGACCATCATTATTTAAAAAATTTAAAAGAATGTGAATTCTTAGAGGAATACAATGATATTACCTGCAATGTCTTCCTCTATGTCAAGAAAATTAATTCCCTGGGCAATCCCACGATCTCCGAACTGACAAAGGCCATGGAGGTCAGTAAACCCTCTGCCAGCAACATGGTTTCTAAAATGGCGGGAAAAGGTCTGCTGAAAACAAAGGCTTATCAGAAAAACTGA
- a CDS encoding ABC transporter ATP-binding protein, producing MEIEIKDLSKAYMPEKPVLSGINLEFRPPSIVGLIGPNGAGKTTFMKVLVRQLLASTGSIKIDGTDISKSENYLKNRLGYLPQEFGLYEELTVYQFLDYMALLKGLGREKKERIESCIEKTGLSEKKNSRIRTLSGGQKQRVGIAQALLNDPELLIVDEPTVGLDPAERVRFRNLLAENANHRLVLLSTHIIEDVESICNRLIVLNRGEILFDGNPVELIKKAAGHVGVLDSDCEASPDIETDCIVTSRLITETGAQYRIVGDKLPSGIKPVTPSLEDAYMYLITQSG from the coding sequence CAATCTCGAGTTTCGACCTCCTTCCATTGTGGGATTAATAGGGCCAAACGGGGCCGGAAAAACTACCTTTATGAAAGTTCTTGTTCGGCAGCTCCTTGCATCGACCGGGTCAATAAAAATTGACGGAACGGACATAAGCAAAAGTGAAAATTATCTCAAGAACCGGCTTGGGTACCTACCCCAGGAATTTGGCCTTTATGAGGAACTAACCGTATACCAGTTCCTGGATTATATGGCGCTTTTAAAGGGTCTAGGTCGTGAAAAAAAAGAGCGGATTGAAAGTTGCATAGAAAAAACCGGGCTCTCCGAAAAGAAAAATTCCAGAATAAGGACTCTTTCAGGGGGGCAAAAGCAAAGAGTTGGAATTGCACAGGCTCTTTTGAATGATCCCGAACTTCTTATTGTTGACGAGCCTACTGTTGGGCTTGACCCGGCTGAAAGGGTAAGGTTCCGAAATCTTCTGGCCGAAAATGCGAACCACAGGCTTGTGCTTCTCTCAACTCACATTATTGAAGACGTGGAATCGATTTGCAACCGGCTAATTGTCCTGAACAGGGGTGAAATCCTCTTTGACGGGAATCCTGTAGAACTGATTAAAAAGGCTGCGGGGCATGTAGGTGTGCTCGACTCTGACTGTGAAGCTAGTCCTGATATTGAAACGGACTGTATAGTGACTTCAAGGCTTATCACAGAAACCGGAGCCCAGTACAGAATTGTAGGAGATAAGCTTCCTTCCGGCATAAAACCCGTAACTCCTTCGCTTGAAGATGCTTATATGTATTTGATTACACAGAGCGGATGA
- a CDS encoding M1 family aminopeptidase — MANRIPFLSGFSFLFNEIRLISRSKLALMSIFLAVLATVLGLKAIDYTNERSLVGLAKTSFTVALGPAQYAAIAGSLLFAVLTLMLLSKDHRNNSTSLLNTSCNYSQLLVFRTAAILSIGIFTVVLGGIALYAVQVFVLEITFDPVVSLSSLLVITLAGIFFTVLICSGLYLITENLDISFLAYSILFFMSIGSSNYLLKWVQTSAVMYSDFGGILPVFKFVLYNRLLWTFVSTGIFAVGLLCRRRYESNLSLSLKLNAKQLWIPVLVLLLLGASLFVYINEPYINRNDSVFKTELKANENVKLTHVSSNVQLFPVNQNLSARVLYEFEKESGIEYIDFITNSGLHIKKFTVNGVEAPNSLKRIKGTDRVRLEVPAESRNVTIDISYAGRLKYPSSIGFPGYISKESIYLLENSHWIFEPLTGSQDMIEIKGSVTAPKNLVMVVPGELTGVLEEHGRKTWEYSALSNDFSPGVFAGNYEVKKMLAGSTEIEFYYSPKHRAYIEALGIENYLINIVSYYEKNIGVYPYQEYPLKIVESSIYKTGGHSTLNIVTVSEYVFNRELGREIGGDSDSFSPDLTSLKDITFVGDMDLLAHEIAHQWWGTGVFVEENPPWSSEGLADYLAYKYITEEFGSYASAYIPAMWKGRVDSMENSYYYANPKMLENLPEKQRQKYEMETRKIELYSQMPMLLLRAEELLGEDSFFIKLSDIYMDYRFKSLSYEEFLSSIGLSEADLDENPVKGKETGTEETAEREAVFDE; from the coding sequence ATGGCAAATCGAATTCCTTTTTTGTCAGGCTTCTCCTTTCTTTTCAATGAAATCAGGCTAATTTCCAGATCAAAGCTGGCACTGATGTCCATATTCCTGGCTGTCCTGGCTACAGTACTGGGGCTGAAAGCTATCGATTATACTAATGAGCGTAGCCTGGTGGGGCTCGCAAAAACCTCTTTTACCGTAGCTCTTGGACCTGCACAATACGCAGCAATAGCCGGTTCCTTGCTCTTTGCAGTTCTGACGCTTATGCTGTTGAGCAAGGACCACAGGAATAACAGCACGAGCCTTTTGAATACATCCTGTAATTATTCTCAGCTGCTGGTATTCCGTACGGCAGCAATCCTCTCCATCGGGATTTTTACAGTAGTGCTGGGGGGAATTGCCTTATATGCAGTCCAGGTATTTGTCCTGGAAATTACCTTTGATCCTGTAGTTTCTCTGTCCAGTCTGCTAGTAATTACGCTTGCAGGAATCTTTTTTACAGTCCTGATCTGCAGTGGACTTTACCTGATTACGGAAAACCTGGATATCTCTTTTCTTGCATACTCTATTCTTTTTTTCATGAGTATAGGTAGCTCAAATTACCTGTTAAAATGGGTTCAGACTTCGGCGGTGATGTATTCTGACTTCGGAGGAATCCTTCCGGTTTTTAAGTTTGTTCTCTACAACCGTCTTCTCTGGACTTTTGTTTCCACCGGGATTTTTGCCGTCGGGCTGCTGTGCAGAAGACGATATGAATCAAATTTGAGCTTGTCTTTGAAGCTCAATGCAAAGCAGCTCTGGATTCCTGTTCTGGTTCTGCTGCTTCTGGGCGCTTCTCTTTTCGTCTATATCAACGAACCCTACATTAACCGAAATGACAGTGTATTCAAAACCGAACTTAAGGCAAATGAAAATGTAAAACTAACTCATGTTTCCTCGAATGTTCAGTTATTTCCTGTAAACCAGAACCTTTCGGCCAGGGTACTCTATGAATTTGAAAAAGAATCGGGCATTGAATACATTGATTTTATCACAAATTCAGGGCTTCATATAAAAAAATTTACTGTGAATGGAGTTGAGGCTCCCAATTCCTTAAAGAGGATAAAAGGAACGGACAGGGTACGTTTGGAAGTCCCTGCCGAATCAAGGAACGTTACCATAGATATTAGCTACGCAGGCAGGCTCAAATATCCTTCTTCAATCGGCTTTCCCGGTTATATCTCAAAGGAGAGCATATACCTGCTGGAAAACTCACACTGGATTTTCGAGCCCCTGACCGGTTCACAAGATATGATAGAGATAAAGGGTTCTGTCACAGCTCCGAAGAACCTGGTAATGGTCGTTCCAGGGGAATTAACAGGAGTTCTGGAAGAACACGGCCGAAAAACCTGGGAATACAGTGCCCTTTCCAATGATTTTTCACCCGGAGTCTTTGCAGGGAACTACGAAGTAAAAAAGATGCTGGCTGGCAGTACTGAGATCGAGTTCTATTACAGTCCAAAACACAGGGCGTATATAGAAGCCCTTGGGATTGAAAACTATTTAATAAATATTGTTTCCTATTATGAAAAAAACATAGGTGTCTATCCATATCAGGAATACCCTCTAAAAATAGTAGAAAGTTCTATCTATAAGACCGGCGGGCATTCCACCCTGAATATCGTAACGGTTTCAGAATATGTGTTTAACAGGGAATTGGGCAGGGAAATTGGAGGAGATTCAGATAGCTTTTCCCCTGATCTTACCTCTCTTAAAGACATCACCTTTGTTGGGGATATGGACCTGTTAGCCCATGAAATCGCTCATCAGTGGTGGGGAACAGGAGTTTTCGTGGAGGAAAATCCCCCCTGGTCTTCGGAAGGGCTTGCAGATTACCTGGCCTACAAATACATAACAGAAGAGTTTGGTTCCTATGCATCGGCATATATCCCTGCAATGTGGAAAGGCAGGGTAGATTCCATGGAAAACAGTTATTACTATGCGAATCCGAAAATGCTGGAAAACCTGCCTGAGAAACAGAGACAAAAGTATGAAATGGAGACTCGAAAAATAGAACTTTATTCCCAGATGCCTATGCTCTTGCTGAGAGCCGAAGAGCTGCTTGGAGAAGATTCATTTTTTATAAAGTTATCGGATATTTATATGGATTACAGGTTTAAATCCCTTTCTTATGAGGAATTCCTGTCTTCAATAGGTCTGAGTGAAGCCGATCTTGATGAAAACCCGGTAAAGGGTAAAGAAACAGGGACAGAAGAAACAGCAGAGAGGGAGGCGGTTTTCGATGAATAA